One Neoarius graeffei isolate fNeoGra1 chromosome 16, fNeoGra1.pri, whole genome shotgun sequence DNA segment encodes these proteins:
- the LOC132900892 gene encoding calcium-activated chloride channel regulator 1-like isoform X2: MIISGSNYLFEALDHKVFFKEVKILVPPNWTTGKYEKARNESYEKGRIIIDNPHPSFGDDPYTRQTKGCGEEGEYIHFTPNFLLNNDLIQVYGPRGRVFVHEWAHLRWGVFDEYNKKEPFYEKLGEILPTRCTEKITGQWHEIIHQQTRPCRFNANGKPTSHCEFLPYKVQETNASIMYLQSLESVKAFCQEGEHNIEAPNEQNTKCSNKATQTVIFQDSVDKDTLQNLKSLPSAPPTPTFKVIQRGPRVVCLILDVSGSMQGSKIKNQRRSATVLLNQCIKEKETVGLVTFSSDAQVLSPLTLIDGQASRDNLINKLPTVANGGTQICKGLRKGLELLQSNDKTAIGDEIIFLTDGEAGDNVGACLQEAVDSGAIIHTIALGPTADPVLKTMAERTGGEFKVASESVVSNELLDAFCSITMFDGNPIAQPIQLESTAKNVADWFNGTVPIDRTIGNNTAFTITHERSAPTVYIKSPSGLVYDQRNTSSIASTITFTVPGTAEPGDWKYSFLNNESPVQAIGLIVMSRAAREDVHPVTVTARMNQQTSDGTKPMVVLAEVSQNYNPVVGVTVWANLASDTGHSVQLELLDNGAGADTFKDDGVYSRYFTKLKRGKYSLKVRVENQHGGVQLSSRRHSGALYVPGYIVDGKVKLNPPKPTINVPPVDVGNFTRTKTGESFVVEADGPSNFPPNKITDLTAKIQKGIILLNWTAPGEDFDEGKAQSYEIRWSEDLKMLQNNFNSTNLVNTSALVPQVSGSPEHHSFKPNITIQNGTTVFIAVQSLDHQSARSEISNIAQAKNDAQSPRPPPLTLVLPLPLLLTLTLIQVSM; the protein is encoded by the exons ATGATCATCAGTGGATCAAATTATCTATTTGAAGCTTTAGACCACAAGGTGTTCTTCAAGGAGGTGAAAATACTTGTCCCACCAAACTGGACGACAGGAAAGTATGAGAAAGCAAGAAATGAATCCTATGAAAAG gGCAGAATAATAATTGACAACCCACATCCTTCATTTGGTGATGATCCATACACTCGTCAGACCAAAGGCTGTGGAGAGGAGGGTGAATACATTCATTTCACACCAAACTTCTTGTTAAACAATGATCTCATCCAAGTATATGGACCTCGAG GACGGGTTTTTGTGCATGAATGGGCTCACCTCAGATGGGGGGTATTTGATGAATATAATAAGAAAGAACCCTTCTATGAGAAGCTTGGTGAAATTCTACCAACAAG GTGTACTGAGAAGATTACTGGCCAGTGGCATGAAATTATTCACCAACAAACTCGACCTTGCCGATTTAATGCAAATGGAAAACCAACATCCCACTGCGAATTCCTTCCATATAAAGTGCAAGAGACAAATGCTTCAATAATGTACCTACAAAGTTTAGAATCT gtaaaaGCATTTTGTCAAGAAGGGGAACACAACATTGAAGCTCCCAATGAGCAGAACACGAAGTGTTCAAACAAAGCCACACAAACCGTCATCTTTCAGGATTCTGTGGACAAAGATACCCTTCAAAATCTAAAGTCTCTTCCATCTGCACCACCAACTCCAACGTTCAAAGTCATACAGAGGGGACCTCGGGTTGTCTGCCTCATCCTTGATGTCTCAGGAAGCATGCAG GGTTCAAAAATAAAAAACCAACGCCGATCTGCCACAGTTTTGTTAAACCAGTGTATAAAAGAAAAAGAGACTGTGGGGCTTGTGACATTTAGTTCTGATGCTCAAGTACTAAGCCCGTTGACTTTAATAGATGGACAGGCTTCAAGAGACAATCTAATAAACAAGTTGCCAACAGTTGCAAACGGAGGTACTCAAATCTGTAAAGGCCTCAGAAAAGGCTTAGAG CTTCTTCAATCAAATGATAAGACAGCAATTGGAGATGAAATAATTTTTCTGACAGATGGGGAAGCAGGTGATAATGTTGGAGCTTGTTTACAAGAAGCTGTTGACAGTGGTGCAATCATTCACACTATAGCACTTGGCCCAACTGCAGACCCGGTATTGAAAACCATGGCAGAGAGAACAG GGGGAGAATTTAAAGTAGCAAGTGAGTCTGTTGTTTCCAACGAGCTTCTGGATGCCTTTTGCTCAATTACAATGTTTGATGGGAATCCAATCGCTCAGCCCATTCAG CTTGAAAGCACTGCAAAGAATGTTGCAGATTGGTTTAATGGAACAGTTCCCATTGACCGGACTATAGGAAATAACACCGCCTTTACAATCACCCATGAAAGAAGTGCACCCACTGTGTACATAAAGTCACCAAGTGGTTTGGTTTACGACCAGAGAAACACCTCTAGCATTGCTAGTACAATCACTTTTACTGTTCCAGGAACTGCAGAG CCTGGAGACTGGAAATATAGCTTCCTCAATAATGAATCACCTGTTCAGGCAATAGGTTTAATAGTAATGAGTCGAGCGGCCCGTGAAGATGTTCACCCAGTCACAGTTACAGCCAGAATGAACCAACAGACCAGTGATGGCACCAAACCCATGGTCGTGTTGGCTGAGGTCAGTCAGAATTATAATCCTGTGGTGGGGGTCACTGTTTGGGCGAACCTGGCATCAGATACTGGGCACTCAGTACAACTGGAGCTACTTGATAACGGAGCAG GAGCTGATACTTTCAAAGACGATGGTGTCTATTCCAGATATTTTACAAAATTAAAACGTGGAAAATACAGTCTGAAAGTGAGAGTGGAAAATCAACATGGAGGAGTCCAACTTTCCTCACGCAGACACAGTGGTGCTCTGTATGTCCCTGGATATATTGTGGATG GTAAAGTGAAATTAAACCCTCCTAAGCCCACAATAAATGTGCCACCAGTAGATGTGGGAAACTTCACCAGAACAAAAACTGGGGAGAGTTTTGTGGTGGAAGCAGATGGACCTTCAAACTTtcctccaaacaagatcacagatCTGACTGCGAAAATACAGAAGGGCATCATCCTTCTCAACTGGACGGCTCCTGGTGAGGATTTTGATGAGGGAAAAG cccAATCCTATGAAATCAGATGGAGTGAAGATTTGAAGATGCTTCAGAATAACTTCAACAGCACGAATCTGGTGAACACTTCAGCACTTGTGCCTCAAGTGTCAGGATCACCTGAACATCACTCTTTCAAGCCTAATATTACAATTCAAAATGGCACCACGGTTTTCATTGCTGTTCAGTCACTGGACCACCAGTCAGCAAGGTCAGAGATATCAAATATTGCTCAAGCAAAAAATGATGCTCAAAGTCCCAGACCCCCACCATTAACCTTAGTCCTACCCCTGCCCCTACTCCTAACCCTAACTTTAATCCAAGTCTCAATGTGA
- the LOC132900892 gene encoding calcium-activated chloride channel regulator 1-like isoform X1, which translates to MVLTAVLVFLSALGPVIAIRLDGNGYTDILIVINPWVQENEELINQTKEMIISGSNYLFEALDHKVFFKEVKILVPPNWTTGKYEKARNESYEKGRIIIDNPHPSFGDDPYTRQTKGCGEEGEYIHFTPNFLLNNDLIQVYGPRGRVFVHEWAHLRWGVFDEYNKKEPFYEKLGEILPTRCTEKITGQWHEIIHQQTRPCRFNANGKPTSHCEFLPYKVQETNASIMYLQSLESVKAFCQEGEHNIEAPNEQNTKCSNKATQTVIFQDSVDKDTLQNLKSLPSAPPTPTFKVIQRGPRVVCLILDVSGSMQGSKIKNQRRSATVLLNQCIKEKETVGLVTFSSDAQVLSPLTLIDGQASRDNLINKLPTVANGGTQICKGLRKGLELLQSNDKTAIGDEIIFLTDGEAGDNVGACLQEAVDSGAIIHTIALGPTADPVLKTMAERTGGEFKVASESVVSNELLDAFCSITMFDGNPIAQPIQLESTAKNVADWFNGTVPIDRTIGNNTAFTITHERSAPTVYIKSPSGLVYDQRNTSSIASTITFTVPGTAEPGDWKYSFLNNESPVQAIGLIVMSRAAREDVHPVTVTARMNQQTSDGTKPMVVLAEVSQNYNPVVGVTVWANLASDTGHSVQLELLDNGAGADTFKDDGVYSRYFTKLKRGKYSLKVRVENQHGGVQLSSRRHSGALYVPGYIVDGKVKLNPPKPTINVPPVDVGNFTRTKTGESFVVEADGPSNFPPNKITDLTAKIQKGIILLNWTAPGEDFDEGKAQSYEIRWSEDLKMLQNNFNSTNLVNTSALVPQVSGSPEHHSFKPNITIQNGTTVFIAVQSLDHQSARSEISNIAQAKNDAQSPRPPPLTLVLPLPLLLTLTLIQVSM; encoded by the exons GAAATGATCATCAGTGGATCAAATTATCTATTTGAAGCTTTAGACCACAAGGTGTTCTTCAAGGAGGTGAAAATACTTGTCCCACCAAACTGGACGACAGGAAAGTATGAGAAAGCAAGAAATGAATCCTATGAAAAG gGCAGAATAATAATTGACAACCCACATCCTTCATTTGGTGATGATCCATACACTCGTCAGACCAAAGGCTGTGGAGAGGAGGGTGAATACATTCATTTCACACCAAACTTCTTGTTAAACAATGATCTCATCCAAGTATATGGACCTCGAG GACGGGTTTTTGTGCATGAATGGGCTCACCTCAGATGGGGGGTATTTGATGAATATAATAAGAAAGAACCCTTCTATGAGAAGCTTGGTGAAATTCTACCAACAAG GTGTACTGAGAAGATTACTGGCCAGTGGCATGAAATTATTCACCAACAAACTCGACCTTGCCGATTTAATGCAAATGGAAAACCAACATCCCACTGCGAATTCCTTCCATATAAAGTGCAAGAGACAAATGCTTCAATAATGTACCTACAAAGTTTAGAATCT gtaaaaGCATTTTGTCAAGAAGGGGAACACAACATTGAAGCTCCCAATGAGCAGAACACGAAGTGTTCAAACAAAGCCACACAAACCGTCATCTTTCAGGATTCTGTGGACAAAGATACCCTTCAAAATCTAAAGTCTCTTCCATCTGCACCACCAACTCCAACGTTCAAAGTCATACAGAGGGGACCTCGGGTTGTCTGCCTCATCCTTGATGTCTCAGGAAGCATGCAG GGTTCAAAAATAAAAAACCAACGCCGATCTGCCACAGTTTTGTTAAACCAGTGTATAAAAGAAAAAGAGACTGTGGGGCTTGTGACATTTAGTTCTGATGCTCAAGTACTAAGCCCGTTGACTTTAATAGATGGACAGGCTTCAAGAGACAATCTAATAAACAAGTTGCCAACAGTTGCAAACGGAGGTACTCAAATCTGTAAAGGCCTCAGAAAAGGCTTAGAG CTTCTTCAATCAAATGATAAGACAGCAATTGGAGATGAAATAATTTTTCTGACAGATGGGGAAGCAGGTGATAATGTTGGAGCTTGTTTACAAGAAGCTGTTGACAGTGGTGCAATCATTCACACTATAGCACTTGGCCCAACTGCAGACCCGGTATTGAAAACCATGGCAGAGAGAACAG GGGGAGAATTTAAAGTAGCAAGTGAGTCTGTTGTTTCCAACGAGCTTCTGGATGCCTTTTGCTCAATTACAATGTTTGATGGGAATCCAATCGCTCAGCCCATTCAG CTTGAAAGCACTGCAAAGAATGTTGCAGATTGGTTTAATGGAACAGTTCCCATTGACCGGACTATAGGAAATAACACCGCCTTTACAATCACCCATGAAAGAAGTGCACCCACTGTGTACATAAAGTCACCAAGTGGTTTGGTTTACGACCAGAGAAACACCTCTAGCATTGCTAGTACAATCACTTTTACTGTTCCAGGAACTGCAGAG CCTGGAGACTGGAAATATAGCTTCCTCAATAATGAATCACCTGTTCAGGCAATAGGTTTAATAGTAATGAGTCGAGCGGCCCGTGAAGATGTTCACCCAGTCACAGTTACAGCCAGAATGAACCAACAGACCAGTGATGGCACCAAACCCATGGTCGTGTTGGCTGAGGTCAGTCAGAATTATAATCCTGTGGTGGGGGTCACTGTTTGGGCGAACCTGGCATCAGATACTGGGCACTCAGTACAACTGGAGCTACTTGATAACGGAGCAG GAGCTGATACTTTCAAAGACGATGGTGTCTATTCCAGATATTTTACAAAATTAAAACGTGGAAAATACAGTCTGAAAGTGAGAGTGGAAAATCAACATGGAGGAGTCCAACTTTCCTCACGCAGACACAGTGGTGCTCTGTATGTCCCTGGATATATTGTGGATG GTAAAGTGAAATTAAACCCTCCTAAGCCCACAATAAATGTGCCACCAGTAGATGTGGGAAACTTCACCAGAACAAAAACTGGGGAGAGTTTTGTGGTGGAAGCAGATGGACCTTCAAACTTtcctccaaacaagatcacagatCTGACTGCGAAAATACAGAAGGGCATCATCCTTCTCAACTGGACGGCTCCTGGTGAGGATTTTGATGAGGGAAAAG cccAATCCTATGAAATCAGATGGAGTGAAGATTTGAAGATGCTTCAGAATAACTTCAACAGCACGAATCTGGTGAACACTTCAGCACTTGTGCCTCAAGTGTCAGGATCACCTGAACATCACTCTTTCAAGCCTAATATTACAATTCAAAATGGCACCACGGTTTTCATTGCTGTTCAGTCACTGGACCACCAGTCAGCAAGGTCAGAGATATCAAATATTGCTCAAGCAAAAAATGATGCTCAAAGTCCCAGACCCCCACCATTAACCTTAGTCCTACCCCTGCCCCTACTCCTAACCCTAACTTTAATCCAAGTCTCAATGTGA